The Bradyrhizobium sp. WBAH42 genome includes a window with the following:
- a CDS encoding antibiotic biosynthesis monooxygenase, translated as MYAAIRQAKAKSGSAEELTRRIKDGAVPIISDVEGFRAYYVVYAGDDTVTAISIFDKFEQAEEANKRAIAWIEKDLGPLLAGDARAVAGPVIVHTLA; from the coding sequence ATGTATGCCGCCATCCGTCAGGCCAAGGCGAAAAGCGGGAGCGCGGAAGAGCTGACGCGCCGCATCAAGGACGGTGCCGTTCCCATCATCAGCGACGTCGAGGGTTTCCGCGCCTATTACGTCGTCTATGCCGGCGACGACACGGTCACCGCGATCTCGATCTTCGACAAGTTCGAGCAGGCCGAGGAGGCGAACAAGCGCGCCATCGCCTGGATCGAGAAGGATCTCGGCCCGCTGCTCGCCGGCGACGCGCGCGCCGTGGCGGGGCCGGTGATCGTGCATACGCTGGCGTAG
- a CDS encoding DUF3551 domain-containing protein has product MCKWALTILTVGIALIAGDARAQRYDPAFPVCLNVVSRGMTPYYRCSFMTMDQCRASANGQMCVLNPYYAGAAARGNSRRHHRQTYAPPRPPIQYRAAPYNQFNEPYYGASQGYAPGEKQRFLDSLRRYM; this is encoded by the coding sequence ATGTGCAAATGGGCTTTGACGATTTTGACCGTGGGTATCGCCCTGATAGCGGGAGACGCTCGGGCCCAAAGATATGACCCGGCTTTTCCCGTTTGCTTGAACGTGGTTTCTCGCGGAATGACCCCTTACTACCGATGCAGCTTCATGACGATGGACCAATGCAGGGCATCGGCAAACGGTCAGATGTGCGTCCTCAATCCGTATTACGCCGGTGCGGCAGCCAGAGGGAACTCTCGGCGTCATCATCGTCAGACCTACGCGCCACCGAGGCCGCCGATCCAGTACCGGGCTGCACCATATAACCAGTTCAATGAACCCTATTATGGAGCGTCCCAAGGCTACGCGCCTGGCGAGAAACAGCGATTTCTCGACAGCTTGAGGCGATACATGTGA
- a CDS encoding tetratricopeptide repeat protein, which translates to MTRFAVPLLIVLCVLVGLSTHMVVNCGDEDDPDICSAVIGFSPLRGSLIAFAYAGRGRIALRHGDFRRAIADFDQAIHLNPNRASLYRDRALARRQNGDLELAIADYDEAIAHDPKLAAPYHQRGLALAATGDLDRAILSYSTAVRLDPADALARLDRGLAFLARGQADDARADFEAALALPAGKDPHARETARAKLAEIASAEPTQVAAPRR; encoded by the coding sequence ATGACCAGATTTGCCGTACCATTGCTGATCGTCCTTTGCGTGCTCGTCGGCTTGTCCACGCACATGGTCGTCAATTGCGGCGACGAGGACGATCCCGACATCTGTTCGGCCGTGATCGGCTTCTCGCCGCTGCGCGGCTCGCTGATCGCCTTCGCCTATGCGGGGCGCGGGCGGATCGCGCTGCGTCACGGCGACTTCAGGCGGGCGATCGCCGATTTCGACCAGGCCATCCACCTCAATCCCAACCGCGCTTCGCTCTATCGCGACCGGGCGCTGGCGCGCCGGCAGAACGGCGACCTCGAGCTTGCCATTGCCGATTACGACGAGGCGATCGCGCATGATCCCAAGCTCGCCGCACCCTATCACCAGCGCGGTCTTGCGCTTGCCGCCACCGGCGATCTCGACCGCGCCATCCTGAGCTACAGCACGGCCGTCCGCCTCGATCCCGCCGATGCTCTGGCCCGTCTCGATCGCGGCCTTGCGTTCCTCGCCCGCGGCCAGGCCGACGACGCCCGTGCCGATTTCGAGGCCGCGCTGGCGCTGCCCGCCGGCAAGGACCCTCACGCGCGAGAGACCGCGCGCGCCAAGCTCGCGGAGATCGCCAGCGCCGAGCCGACACAGGTTGCCGCGCCGCGAAGGTGA
- the htpX gene encoding zinc metalloprotease HtpX: protein MNYLRTAMLLAGLTALFMGVGYLIGGASGAMIALVIAAATNLFTYWNSDRMVLSMYGAHEVDRSTAPELVGLVAELAGRAGLPMPRVFVMDEAQPNAFATGRNPENAAVAVTTGLMNQLSREELAGVIAHELAHIKHHDTLLMTITATIAGAISMLAQFGMFFGGHRDNNNGPGIIGSILLMILAPLGAMLVQMAISRTREYAADNLGARIVGQPMWLASALVKIEGAAHQVPNVEAERNPATAHMFIINPLSGHGVDNLFATHPSTQNRVAALQQLAAELGTRAAPSVGANENYPPRGPWGRSSSRGPSRGPWG, encoded by the coding sequence ATGAACTATCTTCGTACCGCAATGCTGCTCGCAGGCCTGACCGCCCTGTTCATGGGCGTCGGCTATCTGATCGGCGGCGCCTCGGGCGCCATGATCGCGCTCGTCATTGCCGCCGCAACCAATCTCTTCACCTACTGGAACTCCGACCGCATGGTGCTGTCGATGTACGGCGCCCATGAGGTCGATCGTTCGACCGCGCCGGAGCTAGTCGGCCTCGTCGCCGAGCTTGCCGGCCGTGCCGGCCTGCCGATGCCGCGCGTGTTCGTGATGGATGAGGCCCAGCCCAACGCGTTCGCAACCGGCCGCAATCCGGAAAACGCCGCGGTCGCCGTCACCACCGGTCTGATGAACCAGCTCAGCCGCGAGGAGCTCGCCGGCGTGATCGCGCACGAGCTCGCGCACATCAAGCATCACGACACGCTGCTGATGACTATTACCGCCACCATTGCCGGCGCGATCTCGATGCTCGCCCAGTTCGGCATGTTTTTCGGCGGCCACCGCGACAACAACAACGGTCCGGGCATCATCGGCTCGATCCTGTTGATGATCCTCGCTCCGCTCGGCGCCATGCTGGTGCAGATGGCGATCAGCCGTACCCGCGAATATGCCGCCGACAATCTCGGCGCGCGCATCGTCGGACAGCCGATGTGGCTGGCCTCCGCGCTGGTGAAGATCGAGGGCGCCGCGCACCAGGTGCCGAACGTCGAGGCCGAGCGAAACCCTGCGACCGCGCATATGTTCATCATCAATCCGCTGTCGGGTCATGGCGTGGACAATCTGTTTGCCACCCACCCCTCGACGCAGAACCGCGTCGCCGCGCTCCAGCAACTCGCGGCCGAGCTCGGCACGCGCGCGGCGCCGTCGGTCGGCGCCAACGAGAACTATCCGCCGCGCGGCCCCTGGGGGCGCTCCTCCTCACGTGGTCCTTCACGTGGTCCCTGGGGCTGA
- a CDS encoding HlyD family secretion protein, producing MMDRSRAASVDPTSTPSPNESKTDAKGLQEALHEQLFAHDEAGHQSDGQTAPEPERRRLYLRRGAKIAVGLVIIAVFGWLPLRAIWEHSSVEAVLNSRLVTLRTPIGGRVAAAQRFSDQAKLEAGTVVLRVVNSRSDRTRLDDLRRQKARLENERPSLAAKLTSAKAAQKDLARQATQFREGRVLQLEARIAEIQTSIEAAAARRDEASAAVERASSLAKSGNVSTVELARLTRELSVSQQTELGARKRLDAAKVELAAAQNGSFLGDSYNDRPSSVQREEEMRQRAGDLEADLARTDTEIAWLANEIIVEEVRFADLSEANITTPVAGPVWEMMTSPGEDVQAGQPLLKVLDCSGAVITANVTENVYNRLQLGDRATFEPNDGGEPISGRVVNLTGAAGAPANLAINPDALSKEPYRVTVASRDAAARACTVGRTGRVVFARHETTP from the coding sequence ATGATGGACCGCTCACGCGCCGCTTCCGTCGACCCTACATCCACTCCTTCCCCTAACGAGAGCAAGACTGACGCGAAGGGCTTGCAGGAGGCACTGCACGAGCAGCTGTTCGCCCACGACGAAGCCGGCCACCAATCCGATGGGCAGACTGCGCCGGAACCAGAACGCCGCCGGCTGTATCTGCGGCGCGGGGCCAAGATTGCCGTCGGGCTCGTCATCATCGCCGTGTTCGGCTGGCTGCCGCTGCGCGCGATCTGGGAGCATTCGAGCGTCGAGGCGGTGCTGAATTCCCGCCTCGTCACCTTGCGCACGCCGATCGGCGGCCGTGTGGCGGCTGCTCAGCGCTTCAGCGACCAGGCCAAGCTCGAAGCCGGAACCGTGGTTCTGCGCGTCGTGAACTCGCGCAGCGATCGGACCCGGCTCGACGATCTCCGGCGGCAGAAAGCGCGCCTTGAAAACGAACGGCCGAGCCTTGCCGCCAAGCTTACCTCGGCGAAGGCCGCACAAAAGGATCTTGCGCGGCAGGCCACCCAATTCCGCGAGGGGCGCGTGCTCCAGCTGGAGGCGCGCATTGCGGAGATCCAGACCTCGATCGAGGCGGCGGCCGCGCGGCGGGACGAGGCTAGCGCCGCTGTCGAGCGCGCCTCCTCGCTGGCGAAATCCGGCAATGTCTCGACGGTCGAGCTGGCGCGGCTGACGCGCGAACTTTCGGTCTCGCAACAGACCGAGCTCGGCGCGCGCAAGCGGCTGGACGCCGCCAAGGTCGAGCTTGCCGCGGCACAGAACGGCTCCTTCCTCGGCGACAGCTACAACGACCGGCCAAGCTCGGTGCAGCGCGAGGAAGAGATGCGCCAGCGCGCCGGCGACCTCGAGGCCGATCTTGCACGCACCGACACTGAGATCGCCTGGCTCGCCAATGAGATCATCGTGGAAGAGGTCCGCTTCGCCGATCTGTCCGAAGCCAACATTACGACACCCGTCGCAGGACCGGTCTGGGAGATGATGACCTCGCCGGGCGAGGACGTGCAGGCCGGCCAGCCCCTGCTCAAAGTGCTCGACTGCAGCGGCGCCGTCATCACCGCCAATGTCACCGAGAACGTCTACAACCGCTTGCAGCTCGGCGATCGCGCCACCTTCGAGCCGAATGATGGCGGCGAGCCGATCTCCGGCCGCGTGGTCAATCTCACCGGCGCCGCCGGCGCGCCCGCCAATCTCGCGATCAATCCGGATGCGCTGAGCAAGGAGCCCTATCGCGTGACCGTGGCATCACGCGATGCCGCGGCCCGCGCCTGCACCGTCGGACGCACTGGCCGCGTCGTGTTCGCCCGGCACGAGACCACGCCGTGA
- a CDS encoding glycosyltransferase, translating into MTTALTPGMIALGAFMAIVPLLRRDSTMARSFLAVVSVALLLRYLHWRVTSTLPPPHLTIDAVIGYPFMLLEAASLVAVALSLLFLSRTRDRTGAARIDDRATDPLAPLIDVFVCTYNEERSILERTIIGATGMDYGNYRVWVLDDGRRPWLRRLSGELGCHYLTRPDNRHAKAGNINHALKHVGALPERPEFVAILDADFVPRPDFLARTILLMDDASVGVVQTPQHFINPDPIQTNLAATDVWPDEQRFFFDILMPAKDAWSVAFCCGTSSLIRYAGLVQIGGFPTDSVTEDYLVTLRLKECGLNTIYLNERLTIGLAPEGLKEYITQRARWCLGLMQIVRGRSGPLSRKSKLAFIDRLSLVDAFMSWAAVYTSKVAGLVVPWLFLLFGIKAVRADLTELLRIFLPFYVWNSLTMAWLSHGRSLAMMTDVSQLIAAPAVLKAVATGLLKPKGHRFKVTAKGGDRDRRFVEWPLLRLYGTALLITLAAIAYAFILHLHGENIAYGGLALAWSLYNALILTVVCFVCIEQPRKRKAERFNRNEPVLLRQDGRSHLARLADISITGARLIDPDPPRPGSTIECRIYGRSIAAMVVRRTTDGFAVRFEEGLDTRVHAIRAFYAGEYVRAYQGVKALPVGKALLMRLFG; encoded by the coding sequence GTGACGACGGCGCTGACGCCCGGCATGATTGCGCTCGGCGCGTTCATGGCGATCGTGCCGCTGCTCAGGCGCGACAGCACGATGGCGCGCTCGTTCCTGGCCGTCGTATCGGTGGCGTTGCTGCTGCGCTATCTTCATTGGCGTGTCACGTCGACGCTCCCGCCACCGCATCTGACTATCGACGCCGTGATCGGTTACCCTTTCATGCTGCTGGAGGCGGCCTCGCTGGTCGCGGTCGCGCTATCGCTGTTGTTCCTGAGCCGGACGCGCGACCGCACCGGCGCGGCGAGGATCGACGACCGCGCCACCGACCCGCTCGCACCATTGATCGATGTCTTCGTCTGCACCTACAACGAGGAACGATCGATCCTCGAGCGCACGATCATCGGGGCGACCGGTATGGACTACGGCAACTATCGCGTCTGGGTGCTCGACGACGGAAGACGGCCCTGGCTGCGACGCCTGTCGGGCGAGCTCGGCTGCCATTATCTGACGCGGCCGGACAACCGGCACGCCAAGGCCGGCAACATCAACCACGCACTCAAGCATGTCGGCGCGCTGCCGGAGCGGCCGGAATTCGTCGCCATTCTCGATGCGGACTTCGTGCCGCGGCCGGACTTCCTGGCGCGCACCATCTTGCTCATGGACGATGCGTCGGTCGGGGTGGTGCAGACGCCGCAACACTTCATCAACCCCGATCCGATCCAGACCAATCTTGCCGCGACTGACGTCTGGCCCGACGAGCAACGATTCTTCTTTGACATCCTCATGCCGGCAAAGGATGCGTGGAGCGTCGCGTTTTGCTGCGGCACCTCATCCCTCATTCGCTACGCCGGGCTGGTGCAGATCGGCGGATTTCCGACCGACTCGGTGACCGAAGACTACCTCGTCACCCTGCGCCTGAAGGAATGCGGCCTCAACACGATCTATCTCAACGAGCGCCTGACGATCGGGCTCGCGCCCGAAGGCCTGAAGGAATACATCACCCAGCGCGCGCGCTGGTGCCTCGGCTTGATGCAGATCGTACGCGGCCGCAGCGGACCGCTCTCGCGGAAGTCGAAGCTTGCCTTCATCGACCGGCTCTCGCTGGTCGACGCCTTCATGAGCTGGGCCGCGGTCTACACCTCGAAGGTGGCCGGCCTTGTGGTGCCCTGGCTGTTCCTGCTGTTCGGCATCAAGGCTGTCCGGGCCGACCTGACCGAGCTATTGCGCATCTTTCTGCCGTTCTATGTCTGGAACAGTCTCACCATGGCCTGGCTGTCGCATGGCCGTTCGCTCGCCATGATGACGGATGTCTCGCAGCTCATCGCGGCGCCCGCCGTGCTCAAGGCGGTTGCGACCGGCCTGTTGAAGCCGAAAGGACACAGGTTCAAGGTCACCGCGAAAGGCGGCGACCGCGACAGGCGCTTCGTCGAATGGCCGTTGCTGCGTCTCTATGGCACCGCCCTGCTCATCACGCTTGCGGCCATCGCTTACGCCTTCATCCTGCACCTGCACGGCGAGAACATCGCCTATGGCGGATTGGCGCTGGCCTGGAGCCTCTACAACGCGCTCATTCTCACCGTGGTCTGCTTCGTCTGCATCGAGCAGCCGCGCAAGCGCAAGGCGGAGCGGTTCAATCGCAATGAACCGGTCCTTTTGCGCCAGGATGGCAGGTCCCATCTCGCGCGGCTCGCCGACATCTCCATCACCGGGGCCCGCCTGATCGATCCCGATCCGCCGAGGCCCGGCAGCACGATCGAATGCCGGATCTATGGCCGCTCGATCGCGGCGATGGTAGTGCGGCGGACGACGGACGGATTCGCGGTGCGGTTCGAGGAGGGCCTGGACACGCGCGTGCACGCGATCAGGGCGTTTTATGCCGGCGAATATGTGCGCGCCTATCAGGGCGTCAAAGCGCTCCCGGTCGGCAAGGCGCTGCTGATGCGGCTGTTTGGATAG
- a CDS encoding lytic murein transglycosylase, with translation MLQTRFAIAAVALLACSATASAQFAPPPARPAAPKASAPSPRAASCHNGASFDRFLADVKQQAIAAGVSQRTIADTSPYLVYDQGIVNRDRGQRVFGQLFTEFAGRMAAPYRMQNGQQHIKQYAAAFARAEKEYGVPPAVIAAFWGLESDFGANMGNLPTLKSLVSLAYDCRRSEMFVNETIAALKIIDRGDLHPEEMIGSWAGELGQTQFLPVHYVNYAVDYDGDGRRDLLRSPADVIGSTANYIANGLKWRRGEPWLEEIKVPPNLPWEKTDLTVREPRSTWAQLGVTYPDGRPLPNDNLAASVLLPMGRFGPAFMAYPNFAAYTEWNNSLIYSTTAGYLASRIAGAAPMRKPAAPVAQLPFNELKELQQLLVRAGFNVGKVDGVLGQQSRAAVKAMQVKYGLPADSWPTAELLARMRGGTVQAQPQATIR, from the coding sequence ATGCTCCAGACCCGATTCGCGATCGCGGCCGTCGCGCTCCTCGCATGCTCCGCCACCGCCTCTGCCCAGTTCGCTCCGCCGCCCGCAAGACCCGCGGCGCCCAAGGCCAGTGCGCCGTCGCCGCGCGCGGCCTCCTGCCATAACGGCGCGAGCTTCGATCGCTTCCTCGCCGACGTGAAGCAGCAGGCCATCGCCGCCGGCGTGTCGCAGCGGACGATCGCGGACACATCGCCCTATCTCGTCTACGACCAGGGCATCGTCAACCGCGACCGCGGCCAGCGCGTGTTCGGCCAGCTCTTCACCGAATTCGCCGGCCGGATGGCCGCGCCCTATCGCATGCAGAACGGGCAGCAGCACATCAAGCAATACGCCGCGGCGTTTGCACGCGCGGAGAAGGAATATGGCGTGCCGCCCGCCGTGATCGCCGCGTTCTGGGGCCTCGAGAGCGATTTCGGCGCCAACATGGGCAACCTGCCGACGCTGAAATCGCTGGTGTCGCTGGCCTATGATTGCCGCCGCTCGGAGATGTTCGTGAACGAGACCATCGCGGCGCTGAAGATCATCGACCGCGGCGATCTGCATCCCGAGGAGATGATCGGCTCCTGGGCCGGCGAGCTCGGCCAGACTCAATTCCTGCCCGTGCACTACGTCAACTACGCCGTCGACTATGACGGCGACGGACGCCGCGACCTGTTGCGCTCGCCAGCCGACGTGATCGGCTCGACCGCGAACTACATCGCAAACGGACTGAAATGGCGGCGCGGCGAGCCGTGGCTGGAGGAGATCAAGGTGCCGCCGAACCTGCCGTGGGAGAAGACCGATCTTACCGTGCGCGAGCCGCGCTCGACATGGGCGCAACTGGGCGTCACTTATCCCGACGGCCGCCCCTTGCCGAACGACAATCTGGCAGCGTCCGTGCTGCTGCCGATGGGACGCTTCGGGCCGGCCTTCATGGCCTATCCGAATTTCGCCGCCTACACCGAGTGGAACAACTCGCTGATCTATTCGACCACCGCGGGCTATCTCGCCTCGCGCATCGCCGGAGCGGCGCCGATGCGCAAGCCGGCGGCGCCGGTCGCGCAACTGCCATTCAACGAGCTCAAGGAATTGCAGCAGCTGCTGGTGCGCGCCGGCTTCAACGTCGGCAAGGTCGACGGTGTGCTGGGACAGCAGAGCCGCGCCGCGGTGAAAGCGATGCAGGTCAAATACGGCCTGCCAGCGGATTCCTGGCCGACCGCCGAGCTGCTCGCGCGCATGCGCGGCGGCACGGTGCAGGCCCAGCCACAGGCGACGATCCGCTAA
- a CDS encoding DUF1993 family protein, which yields MSFYDAVVPAYLQMLNSMIGLLTKAEAHCAARKIEPSVLLGSRLFPDMLPLSRQIQLVSDYPTRGCARLTQSEVPSTPDTETSFAELKQRLAKTIDYVKSFKPEQFEGAAARDVTFPVGPGKTITMTGQQFLTSFSLPNLYFHAAIAHGILRHNGVEIGKRDFMGAN from the coding sequence ATGTCCTTCTACGACGCCGTCGTTCCCGCCTATTTGCAAATGCTGAACAGCATGATCGGCCTGCTTACCAAGGCCGAGGCGCATTGCGCGGCCAGGAAGATCGAGCCGAGCGTCCTGCTCGGCTCGCGCCTCTTCCCGGACATGCTGCCGCTGTCGCGGCAGATCCAGCTGGTCAGCGACTATCCGACCAGAGGCTGCGCGCGGCTGACGCAAAGCGAGGTCCCCTCGACGCCCGACACCGAAACGAGCTTTGCGGAGTTGAAGCAGCGGCTGGCGAAGACGATCGACTACGTCAAATCCTTCAAGCCTGAGCAGTTTGAGGGCGCCGCAGCCAGGGACGTCACCTTTCCGGTCGGCCCCGGCAAGACCATCACCATGACGGGACAGCAATTCCTGACCTCGTTCTCGCTGCCGAACCTCTATTTCCACGCGGCGATAGCCCACGGCATCTTGCGTCACAACGGCGTCGAGATCGGTAAGCGCGATTTCATGGGCGCGAACTGA
- a CDS encoding alkene reductase — MSRSTKLFETYKLGPITLANRLVMAPLTRNRAVPGSFVPGPLAADYYAQRASAGLLITEASQVSQQGQGYQDTPGIYSKEQVAGWRKVTDKVHERGGKIFIQLWHVGRISHVDLQANGAAPVAPSAIRAKGKTFVNGGFADVSEPRALELSEIPAIIDDFKRATKNALEAGFDGVEIHGANGYLLEQFAKDGTNKRLDAYGGSIENRAKLMLEVSKAVVAEAGAERTGIRISPVTPANDISDSNPQALYDHIVDGLSALKLVYLHVVEGATGGPRDVAPFNYASLRKRFSGAYVANNGYDFDLATKVLAANAADLIAFGKPFISNPDLVERLKAGAALNDWDKNTFYGGGAKGYTDYPTLAAEPAE; from the coding sequence ATGAGCCGTTCGACCAAATTGTTTGAGACCTACAAGCTCGGCCCGATCACGCTGGCCAACCGCCTCGTCATGGCGCCGCTGACGCGCAACCGCGCCGTACCCGGCAGCTTCGTGCCCGGTCCGCTCGCCGCCGATTATTACGCCCAGCGCGCGTCCGCGGGCCTCCTGATCACCGAGGCGAGCCAGGTCTCGCAACAAGGTCAGGGCTACCAGGACACACCCGGCATCTATAGCAAGGAGCAGGTCGCCGGCTGGCGCAAGGTCACCGACAAGGTGCATGAACGCGGCGGCAAGATCTTCATCCAGCTCTGGCATGTCGGCCGCATCTCGCATGTCGACCTGCAGGCGAATGGCGCAGCCCCGGTGGCGCCGAGCGCGATCCGCGCCAAGGGCAAGACCTTCGTCAATGGCGGCTTCGCCGACGTCTCCGAGCCGCGCGCGCTCGAGCTCTCCGAAATCCCTGCAATCATCGACGACTTCAAGCGCGCCACGAAGAATGCGCTGGAAGCCGGCTTCGACGGGGTCGAGATCCACGGCGCCAACGGCTATCTGCTCGAGCAGTTCGCCAAGGACGGCACCAACAAGCGCCTAGATGCCTATGGCGGCTCGATCGAGAACCGCGCGAAGCTGATGCTGGAGGTCTCCAAGGCGGTCGTCGCCGAGGCCGGCGCCGAGCGCACCGGCATCCGCATCTCGCCGGTGACGCCGGCCAACGACATCTCGGATTCCAACCCGCAGGCCCTGTACGATCACATCGTCGACGGCCTCAGCGCGCTGAAGCTGGTCTATCTTCATGTGGTCGAAGGCGCCACCGGTGGGCCGCGCGACGTCGCGCCGTTCAACTATGCGTCGTTGCGCAAGCGCTTCAGTGGCGCCTACGTCGCCAACAATGGCTACGATTTCGACCTCGCGACCAAGGTGCTGGCCGCCAACGCCGCCGACCTCATCGCCTTCGGCAAGCCGTTCATCTCCAACCCCGACCTCGTCGAACGCTTGAAGGCGGGCGCGGCGCTGAACGACTGGGACAAGAACACCTTCTACGGCGGCGGCGCTAAGGGGTATACGGATTACCCGACGCTGGCGGCCGAGCCGGCGGAGTAG
- a CDS encoding aldehyde dehydrogenase family protein, translating to MSVKSAPQTHTANADLAGEVDRLLAELGVKRSDYTEGAIVVRTPITGGIIGRVMEIGAAEAAGVIDQAHAAYLRWRLVPPPKRGELVRLFGEELRTSKEALGRLVSIEVGKIVSEGLGEVQEMIDICDFAVGLSRQLYGLTIATERGEHRMMESWHPLGVTGIISAFNFPVAVWAWNAALALVCGNSLVWKPSEKTPLTALATHALFERAVKRFNEAGGDAPQGLAAVLFGGREIGEVLVDHAKVPLVSATGSTAMGRAVGPRLASRFARALLELGGNNAAIVAPTADLDLTLRGVAFAAMGTAGQRCTTLRRLFVHESIYDSFVPRLKRAYASVTVGSPLEGGNLVGPLIDGAAYHAMQRALEAASAAGGQVQGGERIAIEGAADAYYVRPALVEIAAQTGPVEHETFAPILYVMKYRDFDAVLELHNAVPQGLSSSIFTNDLREAETFLSARGSDCGIANVNIGPSGAEIGGAFGGEKETGGGRESGSDAWKTYMRRATNTINYGRTLPLAQGVKFDVV from the coding sequence ATGTCCGTCAAATCAGCACCGCAGACGCATACCGCCAATGCCGATCTTGCCGGCGAAGTCGACAGGCTTCTCGCCGAGCTCGGCGTCAAGCGCTCCGACTATACGGAGGGCGCCATCGTCGTTCGTACGCCGATCACGGGCGGGATCATTGGCCGCGTCATGGAGATCGGCGCAGCCGAAGCTGCCGGCGTGATCGATCAGGCCCACGCGGCGTACCTTCGCTGGCGGCTGGTACCGCCACCCAAGCGAGGGGAGCTCGTGCGCCTCTTCGGCGAGGAGCTACGTACCAGCAAGGAGGCTTTGGGCCGACTGGTGTCGATCGAGGTCGGCAAGATCGTCTCCGAAGGCCTTGGCGAGGTTCAGGAGATGATCGACATCTGCGATTTCGCGGTCGGCCTGTCGCGGCAGCTCTACGGACTGACGATCGCAACCGAGCGCGGCGAGCATCGCATGATGGAAAGCTGGCATCCGCTTGGCGTCACCGGCATCATCTCTGCGTTCAATTTTCCGGTCGCTGTGTGGGCCTGGAACGCAGCCCTGGCGCTGGTGTGCGGCAACAGCCTCGTCTGGAAGCCGTCCGAGAAAACACCGCTGACTGCGCTTGCGACCCACGCCCTTTTTGAGCGTGCGGTCAAACGCTTCAACGAGGCTGGCGGGGATGCGCCGCAGGGGCTCGCGGCGGTGCTGTTCGGCGGCCGTGAGATCGGCGAGGTGCTCGTCGACCATGCGAAGGTGCCTCTGGTCTCGGCAACCGGGTCTACAGCAATGGGACGCGCGGTCGGTCCGCGGCTCGCCAGCCGGTTCGCCCGGGCGTTGCTCGAGCTCGGCGGCAACAACGCGGCGATCGTCGCGCCGACGGCCGACCTCGACCTCACGCTGCGTGGCGTTGCCTTTGCCGCGATGGGAACGGCGGGACAGCGTTGCACGACGTTGCGTCGCCTGTTCGTCCACGAGAGCATCTACGACAGCTTTGTGCCGCGCCTGAAGCGGGCCTATGCGTCCGTCACCGTCGGCTCTCCGCTGGAAGGCGGTAACCTGGTTGGTCCGCTGATCGATGGCGCGGCCTATCACGCGATGCAGCGTGCGCTCGAGGCTGCGAGCGCTGCCGGAGGTCAGGTCCAAGGTGGCGAACGCATTGCCATCGAAGGGGCCGCCGACGCTTACTATGTCCGCCCGGCGCTGGTCGAGATCGCGGCGCAGACCGGACCGGTTGAGCACGAGACCTTCGCGCCGATCCTCTACGTGATGAAATATCGCGATTTCGACGCCGTGCTCGAGTTGCACAACGCCGTTCCGCAGGGGCTGTCGTCGTCCATCTTCACCAATGATCTGCGCGAAGCGGAAACATTCTTGTCGGCGCGTGGCTCTGATTGCGGCATTGCCAACGTCAATATCGGCCCATCCGGTGCGGAGATCGGAGGCGCCTTCGGCGGCGAGAAGGAGACCGGCGGCGGACGCGAGTCCGGATCCGACGCGTGGAAAACCTATATGCGGCGAGCGACCAACACCATCAATTACGGCCGCACGCTCCCGCTGGCTCAAGGCGTCAAGTTCGACGTGGTATGA